The stretch of DNA CTTGAATAGTTCGTATTGCCGACCTGTCCGGCAATCCACTGGCAGAAAACCTGCGTCAGCGGGTTTTCGAGTTTACCATCGGGTACGACCAGATAATAATCATTTTCGGTGCGCATCGGCTTTTCGAACAAAAGCCGCAAATCGCCACTGCGCAGTTCCCGTTCAATCAGATAAAGCGGCAGCAGCGCTATGCCGAGGCTTGCCAGAGCCGCTTCTATCACCATGGAAAACTGATCGAAACGATGACCGCGATAGGCCGTCTGCCCCTCGACGCCGCAGCTTTCGAACCATTGCGCCCACATTTTGGGTCGGGTGGCGAGATGCAGAAGCACTTCGCCCTCAAGTGCTTCCGGGTCTGATGGGCGACGGTTCTCCAGAAATGCCGGGCTTGCCACCGGAACCACCACTTCACTGCACAGATAGGTGCAGCTCGCATGCGCCCAGACCGGCTGACCATAATGAATGGCCAGATCAAAAGGCTGTTCCTCGAAATCAAACACGCCCGAGCGCGAGGCTACATTGAGCGCGATACCCGGATGCTTTGCCACAAAATCGGGAATGCGTGGCATCAGCCAGCGCGTGCCAAAGGTCGGAAGTGTGGCGACACTGAATGAAGATGTGGATTTCGCCGACGCCATGGCACGCAGCATAGTATCTTCGGTCTGATGAAGCAGGCGGCGCACTTCGGGCAGAAATTTTCGCCCCGCATCGGACAAAAGAATGCGCTGACGGATGCGTTCGAACAAGAGCACGCCAAGCTGGCTTTCCAGATCTTTGATCTGGCGGCTGACGGCACTCTGGGTGAGGCTGAGTTCATGGGCTGCCTGTGTGAAGCTGCCATGACGCGCCGCACATTCAAAAGCTTGCAGCGTGGCGATATCGGGGATCAATCTTCGGCTGAGCTTCATTCCAGTCTCGCATAAACATAGTTGCTTTCGTTGCGACCATAGCTGCAAGTGAGGTGATATGATACGTTTTCATCATAACCTCACCCTGTTTTCGCAAAGCCGATTCAATCCCGGGAAGAAGCCATGAACACCGCCCCTCAAAAACTCGATGTGAAGAAAGAAACCGCGGAGCTGCTTGATCGGCTTGGCGTTGATGCTTCTCTTTTCACGGATGGCGATCTTGCCGGTTTCAGCCCGGTTTCGGGCGAAGAAATAGCCTTGATAAACACCCACAACCGGCCAGAAGCTGAGCAGATTATCGACAAAGCCGACGAAGCATTTCGGGTATGGCGCACTGTTCCGGCACCCAAGCGCGGCGAACTGATCCGTCTGCTCGGCGAAGAACTGCGCGCTTCCAAGCAGGATCTTGGCCGTCTTGTCTCCATCGAGGCTGGCAAAATCCCCTCGGAAGGTCTGGGCGAAGTGCAGGAAATGATCGATATCTGCGATTTTGCGGTCGGCCTGTCACGCCAGCTTTATGGGCTGACCATTGCTACCGAACGCCCCGGTCACCGCATGATGGAAACATGGCATCCGCTCGGTGTCGTCGGCGTAATCTCGGCGTTCAATTTCCCGGTTGCCGTGTGGTCGTGGAATGCGACACTGGCAATCGTCTGCGGCAATGCGGTGGTGTGGAAGCCGTCAGAAAAGACGTTGCTTACCGCCCTTGCCTGCGATGCAATTTTCAAACGTGCCTTGAAACGTTTTGGCGATGCGCCTGAGGCCGTGTCACAACTCCTGCTCGGCAACCGTGAAATCGGTGAAGTGCTGGTGGATAGCCCGAAGGTTGCGCTTGTCTCGGCAACTGGCTCTACCCGCATGGGCCGCGAGGTGGCCCCACGCCTTGCAAAGCGCTTTGCCCGTTCGATCTTGGAGCTGGGCGGCAACAATGCCGGTATCGTCTGCCCTTCGGCCGATCTCGACATGGCGCTGCGTGCTATTGCATTTGGTGCCATGGGCACGGCTGGCCAGCGCTGTACAACGCTCCGCCGTCTCTTCGTGCATGAAAGCGTCTATGACGCGCTGGTACCACGCCTACAAAAAGCTTACGCCAGCGTTTCGGTCGGCAGCCCGCTTGAAACAAGCGCTCTCGTCGGACCGCTGATCGACAAAGCGGCGTTTGACACAATGCAAAAGGCGCTTCAGTCAGCAGCCGCACACGGCGGCACGGTTCAGGGCGGCGAACGCGTCGATACGGGTCATGAAAACGCCTATTATGTGCGCCCGGCCATCGTCGAAATGCCAAAACAACAAGGCCCTGTTCTCGAAGAAACCTTTGCGCCGATCCTTTATGTGATGAAGTATTCCGATTTCGATGATGTTCTCGCGAGCCACAATGCGGTCGGTGCAGGTCTGTCATCATCTATCTTTACGCTCGACCTTCAGGAAGCCGAGCGCTTTCTTTCTGTCGAAGGGTCGGACTGCGGCATCGCCAATGTCAATATCGGAACGTCGGGGGCCGAGATCGGCGGCGCGTTCGGCGGAGAAAAAGAAACCGGTGGTGGACGTGAATCGGGTTCGGATGCGTGGAAAGCCTATATGCGCCGCGCCACCAACACGATCAATTATTCAAAGGCGCTGCCGCTCGCACAGGGCGTTTCCTTCGACATCGATTAGAGCTTTTAAACCCCGCTTCGGCGGGGTTCTAATTGTCTACACGGCGGCGATTGCGGTTATCGCGTGTCAAAAATCGTGGCTTTTGAGCACCGAAAGCGCAAAAAGACGCTATTTGCAGGCCGCCAGCACCGGAATCTCTCACCCCATGCGTTCGGATGCATACGACCCAGGACTTGCTGGAAAGACGACTGTGCGATTGCCGTTGAGGAACGAGCGGTGATGGATATGCGCGTGGACGGCGCGCGCCAGAACCTGCGCCTCGACATCGCGACCGATCGAAACATAATCGGCGGCACTTTGCGCGTGCGTCACCCGCGCCACGTCCTGTTCGATGATCGGGCCTTCATCGAGATCGGCAGTCACATAATGCGCCGTCGCTCCAATCAGCTTTACGCCGCGCTCATAGGCTTGCTTATAAGGGTTCGCTCCCTTGAAAGATGGCAGAAACGAGTGGTGAATATTGATGATACGCCCGGACATCTGCTTGCAAAGCTGGTCTGACAAAACTTGCATGTAACGTGCCAGAACAACCAGTTCGGTGCCGGTTTCATTTACGACATCCATCAACTGCTGTTCGGCTGCCGGTTTGTTGGCCTTGGTCACAGCGATATGGTGGAAGGGGATATCGTGATTGACCACAACCTTCTGATAATCAAAATGGTTCGACACCACCCCAACGATATCGATGGGGAGTGCGCCAATCTTCCAGCGGTAGAGAAGGTCGTTGAGGCAATGACCAAAGCGCGACACCATCAGTAGCGTCTTGGTACGATGCGCATTGTCATGAAACTCGAAATCCATATCGAAGGAGGCTGCGACCGGCACGAAACCGTCGCGCAAAATGTCGAGCGCAACGCCTTCCTCGGAAATGACGCTCACACGCATGAAGAAGCGACCTGTATCAAGATCGTCGAACTGGGCGCTATCGATAATATTGCAGCCCTTGCCAGCAAGATAACCCGAAATAGCGGCGACGATGCCGCGGGTGGACTTACAGGTGACGGTCAGCACAAAATTATGCATCGGACTTCCTCAACTTTCCAAGGCGCTAGCCAAAATGACATCGCGAAGCTAATCCACGATACGGCATCCGCCATGCCAGAATGCGTAATGCACTGACCGGATTGCGCTATCAAGCGTCTTTGCAAGAAAGATTGTGCTATTTTTCAGAGATGCGGGTTCCGGTCGCGGTAGCGCACGACAAGGTCACGGTTCACCTCGGACGAACCTGGCATATTGGCGCTGAGATAAATTGGAGCATCCCCCGCGCCTACAAGCCGTGCCGCGACATCCGCGAAAATTGCGTTCAATATGGTAACGCCGAGCGCGGTGGAAACAGGTCCGACCTTGAGCGCACTGCCTTCCAGTTCCAGAACTGCATCTCCTGCGGGCGCATCATTGTCGAGTACGACATCAGCCAGCGAATGAAGCTGGGTGCGGCCATTGGCTATCGCAGTTGAATAGGCAACAGACGTGAGGGCTATGACCGAAGCCCCCTTTTCACAGGCATGACGTGCAGCCTCGATAGGTGCTGCATTGACCCCGGAATTGGAGACAACGATCAGTACATCGCCTTCACCAATGTTATACCGTTCAAGGATCGGGCGCACTGCACCTTCTATGCGCTCGAAATGCGAGCTTGCGACAGCGCCGTCTTCCAACATGATTTCGCCACAGAGGATCGGCACGGTAATCGCCAGCCCGCCGGCGCGATAATGGAGTTCTTCCGCCATCATATGCGAATGGCCGGTCCCGAACACATAAACGCGCCGGTCAGCGCGTGCGGCAGCAGTAATAAGGTCTGCCGCTTTTTCCATCGCGCCTGCAAGCCTGTCACGCGAAACGGAAAGCCGGGCGATCAGATCGTTGAAATAGCGTGTCGTGATATCGCTCATAAGCCTGCCACCTGTTTTCCACCAGACCGCCATGTGGCTTTGGCAAAAAGCCCGTCATCAAGATGCACCGCATCCATGCGCATGCCGGGGCGCAAAAGGCCGCGATCAGCAAGGCGCAGATAGCGGGCCGGATAAAGGCTTGCCATACGTAAGGCTTCGGCGAGCGTGAGTTCGAGCTCTGCCACGCCAAAGCGAATAGCCGAAGCCATATCGAGGTCGGAACCGGCAATGGTGCCATCGGAAAGCACCAGCTTGGAGCAGAGGCCGCCTGGCACACGCTTGACCGAGCGTCCGTTGATCTCGAAACTTAGTTTGTCAGACCCTACCAGCGCCATGGCGTCGGTGACAAAGAAAAGATGCGCGTCACCACGCTTTGCCCGAAGCGCCAGCCGCAACGCCATAGGGTCGACGTGGTGACCATCGGCGACAATCCCGCACCAGATATCGGGATGCTCAAGGGCGGCGCCCGTCAGCCCCGGCGCACGATGACCGATCTGGCTCATGGCATTGTAAAGATGCGTGACACTGCGCGCACCGGCATCGAAACGTTCAAATGCCTGTTCTGCTGTGGCATCGCTATGACCGATGCTGACGATCACACCCGCATCGCTCAAGCGCCGGACCTGTTGCGGCATTACCTGTTCAGCGGCCAATGTCACCAGCAGCGTGCCGATCTGTTCCGCCGTGTGGATATAAAGCGCGATATCGGCATCATCGACCGGACGCATGAGTTCGGCGAGATGCGCTCCTTTTCGCGCTGGTGCCAGATGCGGGCCTTCAAGATGCAGACCCGCCACGCCCTTGTCGGCCTTAACTGCTTCCACCGCCGCCTCAATGGCCCGGTCGCGCACCGGCATTGTGTCGGTGATCAGCGTCGGCAGAAGGCTGGTGGTGCCGAATTTGCGATGCCCTTCGGCAATCAAAAACATGGTTTGCGGCGACGGGTCGTCATTAAGCATGCGTCCGCCGCCGCCATTGACCTGCGCATCAATGAAGCCCGGGGCCAAAACGCCACCATTCAACCGTTCGACCTGATGCGCCTCGCCCAGTTCTGTCTCTGGCACGATGGCTTCGATCTTGCTATCGCTGAAAATGAGCGCACTTTCGTCATGAAAGCGTTCGCCGTCGAAAATACGTGCGCCCGCAATTGCCGATTTTCTGCTCATATCGTCACCGTGACCTTGTTGAGATTGCGTGGCTTGTCGGGATCAAACCCCTTACGGCGCGACACCGCCTCGATCACGCGGTAATAATTGATCAGCGAAACCAGCGGATCAAGATGGGCGCTGCCCGTGCTGGCCGATTGTAGGCGGAAACCCGGCGTTTGAGCATCGGAAAGCGTGACGATGCTGGCATCAAAGGAATCGAGCCGCTTCAACGCTTCGATATTGGTCTTGAACGCTTCGTCCTGTGGCAGAAAGGCGACGACCGGAAACCCTTCCTCGATCAGACGCATCGGCCCGTGCATGAGTTCGGCCAGCGAAAAGGCCTCGGCATGAATATTGGCCGTTTCCTTGGCTTTGAGTGCGGCCTCAAGCGCAATGGCAAGCCCCGTGCCGCGCCCACTGGTATAAAGCGAACGGGCATTAAAAAGCAGATTTTCAACCGGCTCGCGTCCATCTGTACGGGTTGCGGCCAGCGCTTCCGGCAGGCGCTTTAGTCCCGCTTGCAAATCCTGATCTCCGCTTGCAGCCGCCACAACGCCGGAAAGGGCTGCAACCGAAGCAATGAATGATTTCGTTGCAGCAACGCTTTTTTCTTCGCCCGCATGCAGCGCCAGAACTATGTCGGCCTCTTTCGCCAGAGGGCTGTCCAACACATTGACGACTGCAACCGTCGTCGCACCACCCTTCTTGGCTGCGGCCTGCACGGCCACGATATCGGGGCTTGCGCCCGACTGCGACACGGTGAAATGCAATCCGCGCTCCAGTTTTAATTGCGCGCCATAGACCGAAGCAACCGAAGGGCCGATGGAGGCAACCGGAATGCCAAGCGAGATCTCGGTGAGGTATTTGAAGAAGGTCGCCGCATGGTCGGACGAACCGCGCGCAGCGGTCGTAATAACCGCTGGTTTGTTGTTTTCAAACACGCGTGCGATTTCAGCAAAAGTCGCGGCTTCCTGCTCCAGAAGTTTTGCCACCACACCCGGAGATTGTTCCGTCTCCTGCAGCATCAGCGAAGAAGCATCATTCATCTCATTCTCCAATCTTGAGTTCGGCAACGAAATCATAGGCGTCGGCGCGGTAATGCGAACGGGTATACTCAACGATGCGGTCATCGTTGAGATGCGAGACGCGTTCGATCAGAAGGGCGGGCGCATGACGGCTGACGCCAAGCAAACGCGCGGTTGCCAGATCAAGCGTAACAGCGGTCAAACGTTGCAAGGCGCGCACCGGCTTGTAACCCCGCCCCGCCAGCGCGTCATAAAGCGAAGTTTCAGCAACCGTATCCGTTTCCAGATAATGTCGCGGCACAACGGCCCGTTCAAACGCCATCGGCACGTCATCGGCGAGGCGCAGACGCTCAAGCCGCACGATCGGCGTATCCACACCAATACCCAACCGGAAAGCTTCATCGGGCGATGGCGTATCCAGCCTGTTGGTCAGGATACGCGCACCCGGCTCCTTGCCGCGCGAGCGCATATCCTGCGAAAACGATGTCAGCCGCCACAGAGACTGGCTCATACGCGCCCGTCGCCCGGCGACAAACGTGCCGCTGCCACGCCGTGCTTCCACCACACCCTGCGCCAAAAGTTCCTTATAGGCGTTGCGCACGGTGATCCGTCCCAGCCCGAGATCTTCCGCCAGATCCCGCTCCGGCGGCAAACCGACCGCAGGCGCAAGCTCTCCCGCTTCAATCATCTCGGCAAGAATACGCGCCAGATTGCGGTAAAGCGGTCCTGTGCGCTGCGGATCGCTGAGACCGCGCTTCTCAAGTGATGCAACCAAAGCGGTTCTATTCATAGTTCACATAATAGAACCTATATAGAACCTATAGCAAGCGAAGATTTTATGACGGCGTTTTGCTCGTTCCCACGGTGTCGAGCAAGTACCGCCCGACGGCGGCAAGTTCGTAATGCGAACGCTGGGTGCGCAGATCGCGCCGGGTGATAGCGATAAAGCCACCTTCAACACTTAAGAGCGAAATCTCGCGCAAGGCAATTGCATGGGCAATGCCGAAAACCCGCGCAAATGTCCGGCTGTCGGCGGCAATATCCAGTACCAGAGCGGCCAGAATGCCCGCCCCCAAAGGTGATAAATTTTCGGACGCCGATACAATTCGCTCCACCAGCACCATGTAATCGGCAACGACAGGCTCATCCATCAGGCAGCTTCGGAGCGACGCGGGCGAAAGGACACAATCACCGATTTGGACGTCGGGGTATAGCTTTCGTCGCCAGCACTGCCCAAAGGTACCAGAACATTCATTTCAGGATAATAACCGGCGATGCAGCCGCGTGGAATATCATAGGGCACAAAGCGGAAATCGCGCGCGACACGCTCCACCCCATCGTTGAATTCACCCACAATATCGGCACGATCACCAGCCTCTACACCGATATCGACCATATCAGCGGGGTTCATGAACACCACCTGCCGCTCGCCATAGACACCGCGATAGCGGTCGTCCATGCCGTAAATGGTGGTATTGTACTGATCGTGGCTGCGGAAGGTTTGAAGCACATAGCATCCAGGC from Brucella sp. BE17 encodes:
- the purU gene encoding formyltetrahydrofolate deformylase, yielding MHNFVLTVTCKSTRGIVAAISGYLAGKGCNIIDSAQFDDLDTGRFFMRVSVISEEGVALDILRDGFVPVAASFDMDFEFHDNAHRTKTLLMVSRFGHCLNDLLYRWKIGALPIDIVGVVSNHFDYQKVVVNHDIPFHHIAVTKANKPAAEQQLMDVVNETGTELVVLARYMQVLSDQLCKQMSGRIINIHHSFLPSFKGANPYKQAYERGVKLIGATAHYVTADLDEGPIIEQDVARVTHAQSAADYVSIGRDVEAQVLARAVHAHIHHRSFLNGNRTVVFPASPGSYASERMG
- a CDS encoding sugar isomerase domain-containing protein, translated to MSDITTRYFNDLIARLSVSRDRLAGAMEKAADLITAAARADRRVYVFGTGHSHMMAEELHYRAGGLAITVPILCGEIMLEDGAVASSHFERIEGAVRPILERYNIGEGDVLIVVSNSGVNAAPIEAARHACEKGASVIALTSVAYSTAIANGRTQLHSLADVVLDNDAPAGDAVLELEGSALKVGPVSTALGVTILNAIFADVAARLVGAGDAPIYLSANMPGSSEVNRDLVVRYRDRNPHL
- a CDS encoding aldehyde dehydrogenase family protein, producing MNTAPQKLDVKKETAELLDRLGVDASLFTDGDLAGFSPVSGEEIALINTHNRPEAEQIIDKADEAFRVWRTVPAPKRGELIRLLGEELRASKQDLGRLVSIEAGKIPSEGLGEVQEMIDICDFAVGLSRQLYGLTIATERPGHRMMETWHPLGVVGVISAFNFPVAVWSWNATLAIVCGNAVVWKPSEKTLLTALACDAIFKRALKRFGDAPEAVSQLLLGNREIGEVLVDSPKVALVSATGSTRMGREVAPRLAKRFARSILELGGNNAGIVCPSADLDMALRAIAFGAMGTAGQRCTTLRRLFVHESVYDALVPRLQKAYASVSVGSPLETSALVGPLIDKAAFDTMQKALQSAAAHGGTVQGGERVDTGHENAYYVRPAIVEMPKQQGPVLEETFAPILYVMKYSDFDDVLASHNAVGAGLSSSIFTLDLQEAERFLSVEGSDCGIANVNIGTSGAEIGGAFGGEKETGGGRESGSDAWKAYMRRATNTINYSKALPLAQGVSFDID
- a CDS encoding GntR family transcriptional regulator, whose protein sequence is MNRTALVASLEKRGLSDPQRTGPLYRNLARILAEMIEAGELAPAVGLPPERDLAEDLGLGRITVRNAYKELLAQGVVEARRGSGTFVAGRRARMSQSLWRLTSFSQDMRSRGKEPGARILTNRLDTPSPDEAFRLGIGVDTPIVRLERLRLADDVPMAFERAVVPRHYLETDTVAETSLYDALAGRGYKPVRALQRLTAVTLDLATARLLGVSRHAPALLIERVSHLNDDRIVEYTRSHYRADAYDFVAELKIGE
- a CDS encoding LysR family transcriptional regulator, with amino-acid sequence MKLSRRLIPDIATLQAFECAARHGSFTQAAHELSLTQSAVSRQIKDLESQLGVLLFERIRQRILLSDAGRKFLPEVRRLLHQTEDTMLRAMASAKSTSSFSVATLPTFGTRWLMPRIPDFVAKHPGIALNVASRSGVFDFEEQPFDLAIHYGQPVWAHASCTYLCSEVVVPVASPAFLENRRPSDPEALEGEVLLHLATRPKMWAQWFESCGVEGQTAYRGHRFDQFSMVIEAALASLGIALLPLYLIERELRSGDLRLLFEKPMRTENDYYLVVPDGKLENPLTQVFCQWIAGQVGNTNYSSLVHSEPA
- the nagA gene encoding N-acetylglucosamine-6-phosphate deacetylase, whose translation is MSRKSAIAGARIFDGERFHDESALIFSDSKIEAIVPETELGEAHQVERLNGGVLAPGFIDAQVNGGGGRMLNDDPSPQTMFLIAEGHRKFGTTSLLPTLITDTMPVRDRAIEAAVEAVKADKGVAGLHLEGPHLAPARKGAHLAELMRPVDDADIALYIHTAEQIGTLLVTLAAEQVMPQQVRRLSDAGVIVSIGHSDATAEQAFERFDAGARSVTHLYNAMSQIGHRAPGLTGAALEHPDIWCGIVADGHHVDPMALRLALRAKRGDAHLFFVTDAMALVGSDKLSFEINGRSVKRVPGGLCSKLVLSDGTIAGSDLDMASAIRFGVAELELTLAEALRMASLYPARYLRLADRGLLRPGMRMDAVHLDDGLFAKATWRSGGKQVAGL
- a CDS encoding SIS domain-containing protein; this encodes MNDASSLMLQETEQSPGVVAKLLEQEAATFAEIARVFENNKPAVITTAARGSSDHAATFFKYLTEISLGIPVASIGPSVASVYGAQLKLERGLHFTVSQSGASPDIVAVQAAAKKGGATTVAVVNVLDSPLAKEADIVLALHAGEEKSVAATKSFIASVAALSGVVAAASGDQDLQAGLKRLPEALAATRTDGREPVENLLFNARSLYTSGRGTGLAIALEAALKAKETANIHAEAFSLAELMHGPMRLIEEGFPVVAFLPQDEAFKTNIEALKRLDSFDASIVTLSDAQTPGFRLQSASTGSAHLDPLVSLINYYRVIEAVSRRKGFDPDKPRNLNKVTVTI